The Campylobacter hyointestinalis subsp. hyointestinalis nucleotide sequence AATTTAAAAAACGGTAAAGAATATATGGCTAAAAATGCCAAAAATACAAAAGTTAAAACTACAAAATCAGGACTTCAATACGAAGTCATAACTCAAGGCAAAGGTGATAAACCAAAACCCGAGAGTATCGTTTTGATAAATTATAAAGCATATTTAACAAACGGAAACGTATTTGATGATACTTACGCGAAAAAATCTCCGGCTCATCTTTCGATGATAAACATCATAGATGGATTAAAAGAAGGCCTATTGCTCATGAACACCGGCTCAAAATATAAAATAGTGATACCTAGCGAACTTGCTTATGGTAATGATGGTATGGAAGAGATCCCAGGTGGCTCAACCGTGATCTTTGAAGTTGAACTTTTAAAAGTCCTAAAACCGGGCGAATTAGCAAATAGTGCAAAAGCATTAGATCAAAGTGATATGAAAAACTTTCATGACACAAATAAAACAAAATAAATCCTTGCTATGCGCAGATGGAGGAACTATGAAAAATAGAAGAACTTTTATAAAATATCTTGCCACCGGCTGGGTAGGTTTTGGCACGCTTAGTTGCTCAAATTTATTTGCAAAACAATCAAACGAGCAAGATAAAAAGGTATATAAAAAAACGCACTTTGGAATGATCTTTGATCAAAACAAATGCGTTGGCTGTACTGATTGTGAAAAAGCCTGTAAAAAGGTAAATTTAGTACCAAAAGATCAAATGAGGCTTTATGTAGAGGATAAAACAGATCCTAACAACAAAGCAGAAAAAAGATACGTAAGAGTATCTTGTCAGCAATGCGTTGATGCACCTTGCGTAAAAGTCTGTCCTACTAAAGCTTGCCATAAAGATACCCTAACAGGTATAACCACAACAAATATGGATGACTGTATAGCCTGTAAATACTGCATAGTCGCCTGTCCTTATGACGTTCGTTTTATAAATAAAGAAACAAAATCAGCCGAAAGCTGCAACTTTTGTTTAGATACAAATTTAAAAAACGGGCTTGAACCAGCTTGCGTAGAAGCT carries:
- a CDS encoding 4Fe-4S dicluster domain-containing protein, which produces MKNRRTFIKYLATGWVGFGTLSCSNLFAKQSNEQDKKVYKKTHFGMIFDQNKCVGCTDCEKACKKVNLVPKDQMRLYVEDKTDPNNKAEKRYVRVSCQQCVDAPCVKVCPTKACHKDTLTGITTTNMDDCIACKYCIVACPYDVRFINKETKSAESCNFCLDTNLKNGLEPACVEACKYDALVFGDLNDEEAHISKLLKVKDSVRMRPECGTNPSLRYIPVVKLGV
- a CDS encoding FKBP-type peptidyl-prolyl cis-trans isomerase — protein: MQKQLLKSLAAIFCLMSYAFGAELNTQEQKESYSIGASTGNYISNQIFQQGQLGVKSDINAVVQGFIDALKKEQKLTDEEVISLLNSRADRLNKIVEKQAKEELDKNLKNGKEYMAKNAKNTKVKTTKSGLQYEVITQGKGDKPKPESIVLINYKAYLTNGNVFDDTYAKKSPAHLSMINIIDGLKEGLLLMNTGSKYKIVIPSELAYGNDGMEEIPGGSTVIFEVELLKVLKPGELANSAKALDQSDMKNFHDTNKTK